The nucleotide sequence CGGGATCCTGCTCGCCGTGATGCGGCTGTCGGAGAACCCGGTGCTGCGCGGCGTCTCCTGGACCTTCATCTGGATCTTCCGGGGCACCCCGCTGCTCGTGCAGATCATCTTCTTCGGCTTCCTCGGCGCGCTGTTCCCCCGCATCACCCTGACCGTGCCGCTCACCGGCACCGTCCTGTTCGACCGCCCCACCAGCGTGGTGGTCACCGGCACCGTCGCCGCCGTGCTCGCCCTGTCCCTCAACGAGATGGCCTACGCCGCGGAGGTGATCCGCGGCGGCATCCTCGCCGTGGACGGCGGGCAGACCGAGGCCGCCGCCGCGCTCGGCATGAGCCCCACGCTGACCCTGCGCCGCGTGGTGCTGCCCCAGGCCATGCGGGTCATCATCCCGCCGATGGGCAACGAGACCATCACCATGCTGAAGTCCACGGCCCTGGTGTCGATCATCGCCGGACGCGACCTCATGACCGCCGTGCAGACCGTCTACCAGAACAACTACAAGGTGATCCCGCTGCTCGTGGTGGCGGCGATCTGGTACCTCGCCCTGGTCAGCCTCCTCTCGGCCGGCCAGTGGCTGATCGAGCGGCGCTTCGGCCGCGGCTTCGCCCGAGGAGGCGTGCGATGACTCCGATGGTGCGTGCCGAGGGCGTCACCAAGCGGTTCGGCACCGTCGAGGTGCTCAAGGGCGTCGACCTGACCGTCCGGCCCGGCGAGGTGGCCTGCCTGCTCGGCCCCTCCGGCTCCGGCAAGTCCACCTTCCTGCGCTGCATCAACCACCTGGAGCGCATCGACGGCGGCCAGCTCTGGGTCGACGGCGACCTCGTCGGCTACCGCCGCCAGGGCGACAAGCTCCACGAGCTCAAGGCCCGCGAGGTGGCCGTGCGCCGCCGGGACATCGGCATGGTCTTCCAGCGGTTCAACCTCTTTCCCCACCTCACCGCGCTCGGCAACGTCATCGAGGCGCCCGTCCGCGTCCTCGGCACCCCCCGCGACAAGGCCCGGGAGCAGGCCATGCGGCTGCTCGACCGGGTCGGGCTCACCGAGCGCGCCGGCAACTACCCGAGCCAGCTCTCCGGCGGCCAGCAGCAGCGCGTCGCCATCGCCCGGGCCCTGGCCATGCGCCCGAAACTGATGCTCTTCGACGAACCCACCTCCGCGCTCGACCCGGAACTGGTCGGCGAGGTGCTGGACGTCATGAAGGGCCTCGCCGCCGACGGCATGACCATGGTCGTGGTCACCCACGAGATGGGCTTCGCCCGCGAGGTCGCCGACCAGGTCGCCTTCCTCGACGCGGGCGTGGTCGTCGAGGCCGGCACGCCGGCCGAGGTGCTCGGCAGCCCGCGCCACGACCGCACCCGCGCCTTCCTCGACAAGGTGCTCTGATGGACCCACTGATCGCGGCCGCCGGCGACCGGCTGGCCACCTACCACGACCGGCTCGCCCGACTGGTCGCCGTCGACACCGGCTCCGGGCACGTCGACGGTCTGCGGGCCGCCGCCGACCTGGTGCAGACCTGGTGCCTGGCCGCCGGGCTGGCCGTCGAGCGGGAGCCGGTCGCCGACCCGGCCGGAACGCCGCTCGGCGACGTGCTCATCGCCCGCCGCCGCGGCACCGGCACCCGCCGCATCCTGCTCGCCGGGCACCTCGACACGGTCTTCCCGGCCGGCACGGCCACCGCCCGGCCGTTGCGGGTCCACGACGGCCGGGCGTACGGGCCCGGGGTCAGCGACGACAAGGGCGGCCTGCTCGCCGGCCTCGCCGCCGTCGAGGTGCTCACCGCGCTGAACCTCGACGGGTACGGGGAAATCGTGCTGGTCTGCACCCCGGACGAGGAGATCGGTTCGCCGGGCAGCCGGCCGCTGCTGCGTACCCTCGGGGCCGAGGCCGACGTGGCGCTCTGCCTGGAGTGCGCCCGCGACAACGGCGACCTGGTGTCGGCGCGCAAGGGGGTTGCCGACCTGGAGGTGACCCTGCGCGGGCGGGCCGCGCACGCCGGCATCGAGCCCGAACGCGGCGCGAACGCCCTGCTGGCCGCCGCCCGGCTCACCGTGGCGCTGGACCAGCTCAACGGCCGCTGGCCCGGGGTGACGGTGAACGTCGGGGTGCTGGAGGCCGGCGGCCGGCCCAACGTGGTGGCCGACCGGGCCCGGATGCTCGTCGACCTGCGCGCGTGGCACACCGGCGAGTACGAGGCCGCACTCGCCGAGATCCGCCGGCTGGTGGCCGCGCCGTCGGTCTCCGGCGTCCGCGCCGAACTGGCTGTGCACGCCCCCACCCCGCCCTGGGAACCCGGTCCGGCCGGGCGCCGGCTCATCGAGCTGGCCGCGAAGGTCGGCGCCGGAATCGGCGTGCCCGTGTCGCACACCGCCACCGGCGGCTGCGCCGACGCGAACCTGCTGGCGGAGGCCGGGGCGGCGGTGCTGGACGGGCTCGGCCCGATCGGCGGCGCCGATCACAGCCCGGGGGAGTGGCTGGACCTCGACTCGGTGGTCCCGCGGGTGGCCCTGCTCGCGGGCCTGATCGACATGGTCGGCGTGGCCGACCGGCCCTGACGCTCGGCGCTGGGCAACAGAGTGCGCCGTCCGACGGCTGTCACCGAGCAGTGAACGACAGGGGCCACGCCGTGTGGGAATTCCGGTGGCCTTGACAGCCGCCGGAACCAGAGGGGGTGCGCGATGCCGCATGCCTCTCCGCCCGATGTGCTCTCATGTCTGGGGCGGCATCTTTGGTCACCTTCTTCGCCGGGTCGGCGGAGTTCGTCGGGCCCGCCGCCACCGACATTGCGTTGAGCGCCGTGCAGCGAAACGGAGGTGGTTGTGCAACCGACGTGGCTCGTGATGCTCGCGTGGGCCTCGCTCCTCGTGGTGCTGGCCAGCACCGCCGTTGTCGCTGTTGATCAATTTGTCCTTGGCTATCGTCAGCCAGCCAAGATCATGGAGATAGTCTGGCCGGCAACCGCCCTCTACCTC is from Micromonospora terminaliae and encodes:
- a CDS encoding M20/M25/M40 family metallo-hydrolase; translation: MDPLIAAAGDRLATYHDRLARLVAVDTGSGHVDGLRAAADLVQTWCLAAGLAVEREPVADPAGTPLGDVLIARRRGTGTRRILLAGHLDTVFPAGTATARPLRVHDGRAYGPGVSDDKGGLLAGLAAVEVLTALNLDGYGEIVLVCTPDEEIGSPGSRPLLRTLGAEADVALCLECARDNGDLVSARKGVADLEVTLRGRAAHAGIEPERGANALLAAARLTVALDQLNGRWPGVTVNVGVLEAGGRPNVVADRARMLVDLRAWHTGEYEAALAEIRRLVAAPSVSGVRAELAVHAPTPPWEPGPAGRRLIELAAKVGAGIGVPVSHTATGGCADANLLAEAGAAVLDGLGPIGGADHSPGEWLDLDSVVPRVALLAGLIDMVGVADRP
- a CDS encoding amino acid ABC transporter ATP-binding protein; this translates as MTPMVRAEGVTKRFGTVEVLKGVDLTVRPGEVACLLGPSGSGKSTFLRCINHLERIDGGQLWVDGDLVGYRRQGDKLHELKAREVAVRRRDIGMVFQRFNLFPHLTALGNVIEAPVRVLGTPRDKAREQAMRLLDRVGLTERAGNYPSQLSGGQQQRVAIARALAMRPKLMLFDEPTSALDPELVGEVLDVMKGLAADGMTMVVVTHEMGFAREVADQVAFLDAGVVVEAGTPAEVLGSPRHDRTRAFLDKVL
- a CDS encoding amino acid ABC transporter permease, whose amino-acid sequence is MTTDTPAVRVVPVRHYGRWLTALIVFGLTALFLRALLSSPNLEPGTIAHYLFKDYVLDGVVTTLWLTLLAMLLGTAGGILLAVMRLSENPVLRGVSWTFIWIFRGTPLLVQIIFFGFLGALFPRITLTVPLTGTVLFDRPTSVVVTGTVAAVLALSLNEMAYAAEVIRGGILAVDGGQTEAAAALGMSPTLTLRRVVLPQAMRVIIPPMGNETITMLKSTALVSIIAGRDLMTAVQTVYQNNYKVIPLLVVAAIWYLALVSLLSAGQWLIERRFGRGFARGGVR